DNA from Gemmatimonadaceae bacterium:
TTGTTTGGGGGACAATCGGTCCACTGCCTGCCGCATCCGCGTCCGCGTCTCCGCCGCCAGCATGCCGTCCAGGGCGTCGAACTCCGTGACCACGTCCCCTTCGGCGATCGGCACCCGGTCCCGTCGTCGGCGGTCCGCCCGGCGCCGGTCGAGCAGCAGACGCCGAGCGATGGTGAACAGCCACGTCCTGAGCGAACTGTCGGCGCGAAAGCTGTCGAGGGCCCCGAAGGCCCGGACGAACGTGTCCTGGACGACCTCGTCCACCTCCACGCGTTCTCCCCGGCTGGCCACGAAGCGCGCCACGGCCGGGGCGTGCCGCACGACGAGCGCTGTTGCCGCCCGGTCGTCGCCCGCCCGCCACGCCTCGATGAGCTCGAGATCGTCCCGTCCATCGCCGCTCCCGGCTGTGTCGCTCATTCGTTCCCTGATGTCGGACGTTCGCGGGGCCGCGGTGTTAAGATCTTGCCAATCACTGGGTTGGCCAATATAGAGTGGTATGCCGAGTCCTCTCCAGCGTCCCGAGCGCATCGGGCACCGCGGCGCCCCCCGGGAGTTCACCGAAAACACCCTGCCCGGTTTCCTGCGCGCCGTGGAACGTGGGGCCGACGCGGTGGAATTGGACGTTCACAGGACGCGCGACGGGCGCGTGGTGGTACACCACGATCCCGAACTGCCGTTGCGCGATGGCACCCGCGCCCCGATCACCGCGCTCTCCGCCGCCGAAGTTGGGGCGTGCGTGCTGCCCGGCGGTGGCGACGTCCCCACTCTGGCTCAGGTGATGGACGCCCTCGGCGATCGCGCCACCGTGTACGTGGAACTCAAGGGTGAGGGCGTGGGCGAGGGGGCGGTGGCCGTGGCCCGCGGGCACGGGCGGCGATACGCCTTTCACAGCTTTGACCACGCGGCCGTGTTGGCATTGAGGTCCGGCCATCCCGATCTGGACTACGGCGTGCTGCTCGACGTCGGGACCCCCGATGCCGCGGCGCTCATGGCGCGCGTTCCCGTGCGCGACGTTTGGCCCCACTGGAGTCTGGTGAACCAGGCGCTGGTGGACGCGGCGCGCGAGGCGCGCAAGCGAGTCATGGTCTGGACGGTGAACGACCCAGCGGAGGCCGCGCGGCTCACGCTCCTGGGCGTGGACGGGTTGTGCACCGACGACCTGCGGCTGCTGGGGCCGGCGCCATTCGTCTCTGATGGAGGCGGCCGGATTCCATGAAAGCGGGCGAGCAGCGCGACCTCATCATTGTCGGGGGCGGAATCGGCGGCATCATCAGCCTGAAATACGCGAAGGACGCCGGGCTCGACGCCATCCTGCTGGAAGGTGCCGAGGCAGTGGGCGGTCTGTGGCGCGATCTTCCCGCCTGGCAGGACATCCAGTTCCGCAAGGAGGACTGGACGCTCGGCGACCTGCCGATCGCCGGCGAAGACCAGTCGAGTATCCTGGCCAACATCCACGCGTGGGTGGAGCGTTTCGGGTTGGCGCCTTCGATTCGACTGGGCGCGCGGGTGAGTTCCGCCCGTCCGAACGACGGGGGCTGGGAGGTCACGGCGGGAGAGTACACGGGCCGCTCGCGATTTCTCATCGCCGCCACGGGCGGCCACAATCGCCCCGTCGTTCCGCAGATCGAGAGAGTCCGACCGACGGCCATCGAGTATCACTCCTCCGCCCTGCGCGACCCGTCAGAACTCACACGCAAGGACGTCGTCGTCGTGGGGGGCGGCGCATCGGCCTACGATCTCCTCGATCTCTGCCTGGAATGGCAGGCGCGCAGCGTCACATGGGTCTATCGCTCGCTCAGGTGGATGCGTCCTACACGGCACCCGAAGTATTTCGGATCGGACCTGCGTCGCCTTGGAAGACTGCAGATGCTCGGCATCCCGCTCTCGGAGTTGAACAAGCGGATCAATCGGGAACTGCGCCGGCGTTACCGCAAGGCTGGCCTGGATGAACTGCTGCCCGACAGGGCGTTCGACTTCGGGAGCCAGCAACTCGTTCCCGGCCGCCGCCGCATGGCCGAGAACCTGGCGCGCATCGCGCGCCACCAAAGCGAGATCGTGGGCATCGAGGGCAGTTCCGTACGGCTCGCCTCCGGACACTCGTGCAGGGCGGATCTGGTGCTGTGGGGTACCGGGTACGACACGGATCTGGGCTACCTGGAGGTGAGCAACCTATCACGACTCACGCGGATGGATGCCATTGGCAGGCGCTGCGGCGCGCACTTTCTCGCGCTGGATGCTCCCAACCTCTTCCTCCTTGCGCCGGGCATCCTCGATGTGACCACGTCGACCCCTTGGGCGTACGCCCACGCGGCGAAATCCATCATGAGTCACATCCGGGGCAACCCGGTATTCGATTCGGTGCCGGTGTCCACCAATCCGAACTACTTCGACCTGGCCCGGTTTCTCGCGAAGCGCGACCGCGTCAACTACCCTGCCGTGCTCTGGTATCTGAAGTATCTCAATCTGGCGTTTCGCCGATCGCGCGATCGGCCGATGCCCATGCCGTGAGGCCAGTGCTGGTGTCCCGACGCCTGCGCACGCAGCCAAACGAAAACGCCCCCGCGATGCGGGGGCGTTCGGTTGCCGTAGACCAGCCCTTGGCTGGCTAGGCCGCGCTGGTGGACCCGGTCTCGCCGGCTGCCGGATACACACTGATGCGGTAGCGGGACTTGCTGTGGTGCTCGAACTGCACCACGCCGTCGATGAGCGAGTAGATCGTATAGTCCGTGCCCATGCCGACGTTGCGGCCGGGGTGCCACTTGGTGCCGCACTGCCGGACGATGATGTTGCCCGCGACCACGGGCTCGCCGCCGTACTTCTTGACGCCGCGATACTTGGGATTGCTGTCGCGGCCGTTGCGAGAGGAGCCGACGCCCTTCTTGTGTGCCATGGCGGATATTCCTTAGCCGAGCGTGATGTCGTTGATCATGACTTCGGTGAAGCCCTGCCGGTGGCCCTGCTTGCGGGAGTAGTTCTTCCGGCGCTTCATCTTGAAGACGACGATCTTGTCGCCGAGTCCCTGGCGCAGGATCTCACCGGTGACCTTGGCGCCCGCGAGCTTGGGCACGCCGGTCATGACGGTCTTGCCGTCGGAGCCGAGGAGGACGTCGTTGAACTCCACCTTGACGCCGGCTTCGCCGGGCAGGGTGGGGATTTTGTAGTATCTGCCCGGTTCGACCTTGAACTGCTTGCCGCCGGTGCGAATGATTGCGTAGGACATTGTGCGATGTGGTTTTGGGACGCGCTAGCCTCTGAAGCTAGACATGGGCTATGTCGTTGTCAATGCCTAGCCTATGGGGCCAAGGAGGGCTCCCTCAGGCCACCGCGTACTGCTGGGTCACGTCCCGGCCGGCGGTCTTCACCACCAGCTTGAACTCGTCGGGCCGGAGCAGCGGGTCGTCCCGCAACTCGAGACCGAACCCCACGGCCTTCTCGAGCTTCTTGAGCATGTCCTTTTCCTCCTGCAGCACGTGCATCGCCACGTCGGGGTGCAGCTTCACGATGAGCGGATCCTTCTTCCCCTCCACGCCCATCCGTCGCACCGAGCGCTCCATGCGCCGCAGGATGGTCTCGGCGGTGAACACCCGCCCCGTGCCGGCGCAGGTGGGGCACGCCTCGGTCATGTTCTGCAGGTGGCTCTGCCGCACCCGCTGGCGGGTCATCTCGATCAGTCCCAGGTCGCTCACGGCGAACGCCTTGGTGCGGGCGCGGTCGCGGCTCAGATGCGTGCGCAGTTCCTGGAGCACGCGGTCGCGGTTGGCCTTGGTCTCCATGTCGATGAAGTCGCACACGATGATGCCGCCGATGTCGCGCAGGCGGATCTGCCGCGCGATCTCGCGCGCCGCTTCGACGTTCGTGCGGAGAATGGTCTTCTCGGGATCCTTCTTGCCGGTGTAGCGGCCCGAGTTCACGTCCACCGACACGAGCGCCTCGGTGGGCTCGATGATCAGGTAGCCGCCGGCCGGCAGGTCGCAGCGCCGCTTGAACAGATCGCGGATCTCAGGCTCGATGCCCGCCTTGTCGAAGATGCCGGCTTCGTCGGTCCACAGCTTCACGCGGTCCACGAGATCGGGCGCCACTCCCTTGAGGTATTCGATGATCTCGTTGTACACCTGCTTGGAGTCTACCGACACCTGCTCCACCTTCTCGCTGAACAGGTCGCGGATGAGGCCGCGCGTGAGATTCGTCTCGCGATGGATGAGGGCCGGCGCGCGCACGAAGTTCGTCTTGCGCTTGATGCGCTTCCATTGGCCGATGAGCGTGTCGAGTTCGCGCTTGAACGTCTCCTGCGTGGCGTCCTCGCCCACCGTGCGCGCGATGACGCCGCCCGAATCCTTGGGGAGCACGGCCTGCACCATCTCCCGCAGGCGGCCGCGCTCGGCGCGGTCGCCGATCTTGCGGCTCACGCCCACGCGCGAGGCGAACGGCATGAACACCAGGAACCGGCCGGCCATCGACACCTGCGCCGTGACGCGCGGGCCCTTGGTGGAGATGGGCTCCTTGGAGATTTGGACGATGATTTCCTGGCCGCGCTTGAGCACGTCCTGAATGGGCGGCGCCTTGGCCCGCTGCTGGCGCCGGCCGCGCCCGCCGCCGCCCGACGGCTTCTGCTCGTCGGCGCTCTCGTCGGCGGCGTCGGTTTCTACGTCCTCGTCGTCCGAGTCCGCGTCGTCGTCGTCCCCCTCTTCCTCGTCTTCGGGATACACGAGGTCGGAGGCGTGGAGGAACGCGCTCTTCTCGGTACCGATGTCGACGAAGGCGGCTTGGATGCCAGGGAGGACCGCTTCTACGCGGCCGTAGTAGATGTCGCCGACCATGCGCCGAGCTTCGGGCCGGTCGACGAGGAGTTCAACGAGTTGCTCGTCTTCCAGGATCGCAACCCGCGTCTCGCGCGGCGTTGCGTTGATCAGAATTTCGCGTTTCATCGGGAACCGCCGGCTCGCCTCCGCGTGGCGACTCGGCACGCGGACGGGGGCGGTGAGTGAGAGACGGGGTGGCGGCACGCCGGAACGCGAACGCGCGCCCGACGGCCGAAACGTGACTGGGGATCCACCGCTCGAACGTGATCGACCACGCCGAACCCGGCTGCCGGATCTGACCGAGGATCACACGCACCATCGCGTGGACCCAACGGACCACCGACCGCATCCCACGGGCCAGCGTGCGATCGGCTTCAAAGAGGAAGCCGTGCGCCGCGAGGGGGACGTCTGCGCGGACGGCGGCCGATGCTGCTTCGGCCGCCGCTGCGCATGGAGAGCCTCGACCGCGCCGCGAGTCGCGCAGCGGGAACGAGGCGGGAAATCCAAGAGAGAGTGTCACCGCTGGAATTACTACAGCCAACCGTCCGTTTCCGCAAGAGTGGCAATGACTTACGGGTGGTCAGTCCATCAAGTCCTTGAGCAGGGCCCTGGCGATCACGATGCGCTGGATCTCGGAGGTGCCTTCGCCGATCTCACAAATCTTGGCATCGCGCATCATCCGCTCCACCGGGTAGTCCTTGGTGTAGCCGTATCCGCCGTGGAGTTGCACCGCCGTGATCGTACTCCGCATGGCCAACTCGGAGCAGAACAACTTGGCCATGGCCGCTTCCTTCGAAAACGGCTTGCCATGCTGCGCCAGCCATGCGGCGTGGTACGTCAGGTGGCGCCCCGCCTCGATCTCGGTGGCCATGTCCGATAACTGGAAATGCACACCCTGAAATTTCGCGATCACCTGGCCGAACTGCTTGCGCACCGACGTGTATTTGAGTGCCTCGCCGAACGCACCCTCGGCAATGCCGAGCGAGAGCGCTGCGATGCCAATGCGCCCGGAGTCGAGGGTGCGCATGAAGTTCTTGAACCCTCGGCCTTCATCACCCAGCCGGTTCTCCACTGGCACTTCGACGTCTTCCATGATCAACTCGGCAGTGTCGGAGGCACGCCATCCCAGCTTGTCCTCCTTCTTGCCGGCGCGGAAACCCCGCATGGCGGTGAGCGACGGCTCGTGGCCCACACCCACGGCCGCGGTCGCTTCGGGATCGCTGGTGGGCTTGGTGAGGATGAACGAGCTGATGCCCTTGGTGCCCTGCCCCGGCGTGGTGACCGCCGTGACGACGAAGATCTCACCTACCGAGCCGTGGGTGATGAATCGCTTCACGCCGTTGATCACGTATCGATCGCCCTTGCGCACCGCCATCGTGCGCGTCCCGCCGGCGTCGCTGCCGGCCTCGGGCTCCGTGAGTCCGAATCCGCCCATCACCTTGCCTGAGGCGAGCAGCGGCACGTAGCGGCGCTTCTGCTCGTCGGTGCCGAAGTGGACGATCGGGGAGGTGCCGAGCGTCGTGTGCGCCGATATCGTGAGCCCGTGCGAGGCATCCACCTTGGCCAGCTCCTCGATCACGATCATGTAGCTCAAGAGATCGAGACCGGCACCGCCCAACTCCTCGGGCCAAGGCACGCCGAGC
Protein-coding regions in this window:
- a CDS encoding sigma-70 family RNA polymerase sigma factor — protein: MSDTAGSGDGRDDLELIEAWRAGDDRAATALVVRHAPAVARFVASRGERVEVDEVVQDTFVRAFGALDSFRADSSLRTWLFTIARRLLLDRRRADRRRRDRVPIAEGDVVTEFDALDGMLAAETRTRMRQAVDRLSPKQREVFTLRVNEGLTYKEIADVVDTTEGAARVHYHNAVRVIKEFLDD
- a CDS encoding glycerophosphodiester phosphodiesterase yields the protein MPSPLQRPERIGHRGAPREFTENTLPGFLRAVERGADAVELDVHRTRDGRVVVHHDPELPLRDGTRAPITALSAAEVGACVLPGGGDVPTLAQVMDALGDRATVYVELKGEGVGEGAVAVARGHGRRYAFHSFDHAAVLALRSGHPDLDYGVLLDVGTPDAAALMARVPVRDVWPHWSLVNQALVDAAREARKRVMVWTVNDPAEAARLTLLGVDGLCTDDLRLLGPAPFVSDGGGRIP
- a CDS encoding NAD(P)-binding domain-containing protein, yielding MKAGEQRDLIIVGGGIGGIISLKYAKDAGLDAILLEGAEAVGGLWRDLPAWQDIQFRKEDWTLGDLPIAGEDQSSILANIHAWVERFGLAPSIRLGARVSSARPNDGGWEVTAGEYTGRSRFLIAATGGHNRPVVPQIERVRPTAIEYHSSALRDPSELTRKDVVVVGGGASAYDLLDLCLEWQARSVTWVYRSLRWMRPTRHPKYFGSDLRRLGRLQMLGIPLSELNKRINRELRRRYRKAGLDELLPDRAFDFGSQQLVPGRRRMAENLARIARHQSEIVGIEGSSVRLASGHSCRADLVLWGTGYDTDLGYLEVSNLSRLTRMDAIGRRCGAHFLALDAPNLFLLAPGILDVTTSTPWAYAHAAKSIMSHIRGNPVFDSVPVSTNPNYFDLARFLAKRDRVNYPAVLWYLKYLNLAFRRSRDRPMPMP
- the rpmA gene encoding 50S ribosomal protein L27, producing the protein MAHKKGVGSSRNGRDSNPKYRGVKKYGGEPVVAGNIIVRQCGTKWHPGRNVGMGTDYTIYSLIDGVVQFEHHSKSRYRISVYPAAGETGSTSAA
- the rplU gene encoding 50S ribosomal protein L21, with protein sequence MSYAIIRTGGKQFKVEPGRYYKIPTLPGEAGVKVEFNDVLLGSDGKTVMTGVPKLAGAKVTGEILRQGLGDKIVVFKMKRRKNYSRKQGHRQGFTEVMINDITLG
- a CDS encoding Rne/Rng family ribonuclease, producing MKREILINATPRETRVAILEDEQLVELLVDRPEARRMVGDIYYGRVEAVLPGIQAAFVDIGTEKSAFLHASDLVYPEDEEEGDDDDADSDDEDVETDAADESADEQKPSGGGGRGRRQQRAKAPPIQDVLKRGQEIIVQISKEPISTKGPRVTAQVSMAGRFLVFMPFASRVGVSRKIGDRAERGRLREMVQAVLPKDSGGVIARTVGEDATQETFKRELDTLIGQWKRIKRKTNFVRAPALIHRETNLTRGLIRDLFSEKVEQVSVDSKQVYNEIIEYLKGVAPDLVDRVKLWTDEAGIFDKAGIEPEIRDLFKRRCDLPAGGYLIIEPTEALVSVDVNSGRYTGKKDPEKTILRTNVEAAREIARQIRLRDIGGIIVCDFIDMETKANRDRVLQELRTHLSRDRARTKAFAVSDLGLIEMTRQRVRQSHLQNMTEACPTCAGTGRVFTAETILRRMERSVRRMGVEGKKDPLIVKLHPDVAMHVLQEEKDMLKKLEKAVGFGLELRDDPLLRPDEFKLVVKTAGRDVTQQYAVA
- a CDS encoding acyl-CoA dehydrogenase family protein, whose amino-acid sequence is MDDALYFHEQHLAVREMVREFARDEVAPVAARLDAEAKFPWANIKRMGELGLLGVPWPEELGGAGLDLLSYMIVIEELAKVDASHGLTISAHTTLGTSPIVHFGTDEQKRRYVPLLASGKVMGGFGLTEPEAGSDAGGTRTMAVRKGDRYVINGVKRFITHGSVGEIFVVTAVTTPGQGTKGISSFILTKPTSDPEATAAVGVGHEPSLTAMRGFRAGKKEDKLGWRASDTAELIMEDVEVPVENRLGDEGRGFKNFMRTLDSGRIGIAALSLGIAEGAFGEALKYTSVRKQFGQVIAKFQGVHFQLSDMATEIEAGRHLTYHAAWLAQHGKPFSKEAAMAKLFCSELAMRSTITAVQLHGGYGYTKDYPVERMMRDAKICEIGEGTSEIQRIVIARALLKDLMD